Proteins encoded by one window of Tubulanus polymorphus chromosome 7, tnTubPoly1.2, whole genome shotgun sequence:
- the LOC141909054 gene encoding uncharacterized protein LOC141909054, whose amino-acid sequence MPVQIPQWTEYLSCPICFNKYNDLIHVPLTLSCGHTLCKTCLSKLHQNKCPFDQTAIGRSADDLPPNNVIIRLVNGRPPEFKKLPKLIGDKNVDLFESCMSLIEELAMYLKPVTQPLQDLNVNIPSSGNSTSSATCSSVLSRPMQRKLVALINCQLIEDEGRSRAMRGARSLGERTVTELILHHQNPHQLSANLWAAVRARGCQFLGPAMQEEVLKLILLALEDGSALSRKVLVLFVVQRLEAQYPQASKTAIGHVVQLLYRASCFKVTKRDEESSLMQLKEEFRNYESLRREHDSQVVQIATEAGLRIAPEQWSSLLYGDTSHKSHMQSIIDKLQTPQSFSQSVSELVIALQRTGDPGNLSRLRPHLDLLANIDPTPDTPPPSWDNLNAIISGTHTVIKGLIEFVQNHSFKKYDAPTMHSAKYKTSMCRDYIQKNSCPRGAICTFAHSDDEMEKYRAKSKRIAKTGFTKSLSSDGDLIIANQQPAPVGLVHQTAADSLTVTASNGTSTVTALATPVNMSATVNSNTTVTPYTPSIRNNLPITAPAHHHYNHNSANHRSVRVPIYNVMSPQTRPLLTAGVTHKYRPPTRYYSSGIYEEYPPTSGPPRVNIGSGGILQDLYQRRSELLAQLHHRVPSVTPGVASSSGSMTHRELARSVSDTAGTMHVTSTLAQHNNTNKNYPRTTTTGKTKTLKTSSSSSNSSSYTAWSTGDDSELLRCEGDIQTLPVVSDDDIWDNTFQTPVSLDSDDDESYVPFGYNDGDDDDDDLIPFDPVPRVSKYGPISRTARSRIRNTAPVMATASIQEVATTPVTALTPLSHPYQTVSWIPSIYTHRNDTSEPLAIHSKIHDSEPASLWKQRSDTSRRMMYEECDHVMHELERVDQQIRIIAEDEQLVKDIQALNIPGPRSQAFNIPGSGSQALYRN is encoded by the exons atgccTGTTCAAATTCCGCAGTGGACCGAGTACCTGTCGTGTCCGATCTGTTTTAATAAATACAACGATTTGATTCACGTGCCGTTAACTCTGAGCTGTGGTCATACGTTGTGTAAAACATGTCTGTCGAAACTTCACCAGAATAAATGTCCGTTCGACCAGACAGCGATCGGACGATCAGCCGACGACCTGCCGCCGAATAACGTCATCATTCGACTGGTCAACGGTCGACCGCCCGAATTCAAAAAACTTCCGAAATTAATCGGGGATAAAAATGTGGATCTGTTTGAGTCGTGTATGTCGTTAATTGAGGAGTTAGCGATGTATCTGAAACCAGTTACGCAACCATTACAAG ATTTGAATGTGAATATCCCGAGTAGCGGTAATTCGACCAGTAGCGCCACCTGTAGCAGTGTATTGAGTCGACCGATGCAGCGTAAACTGGTCGCGTTGATAAACTGTCAGCTGATCGAGGATGAGGGACGATCTCGAGCGATGCGAGGAGCTCGGTCCCTCGGCGAACGTACCGTTACTGAACTTATATTACACCATCAGAATCCACATCAACTATCGGCGAATCTTTGGGCTGCAGTGCGAGCTCGCGGCTGTCAGTTCTTAGGACCAG cGATGCAGGAAGAAGTATTGAAGTTAATATTGTTAGCTTTAGAAGACGGTTCCGCTTTATCTCGTAAAGTTCTCGTATTATTCGTCGTGCAGCGACTCGAGGCTCAATATCCACAAGCATCAAAAACTGCTATAGGACACGTCGTACAACTTCTCTATAGAGCTTCTTGTTTTAAG GTTACAAAGCGTGATGAAGAATCGTCTCTGATGCAGCTGAAAGAAGAATTTCGTAATTATGAATCGTTGAGACGTGAACACGATTCACAGGTCGTACAGATCGCTACTGAGGCTGGATTACGTATCGCGCCCGAACAATGGTCGTCTTTACTATACGGAGATACTTCACATAAATCACACATGCAGTCTATCATAGATAAG CTTCAAACTCCTCAGTCGTTTTCACAGAGTGTCAGTGAACTGGTGATAGCGTTACAGCGTACCGGTGACCCGGGTAACCTGTCGCGTTTGAGACCACATCTCGATCTGTTAGCTAACATTGATCCTACACCGG ATACACCTCCTCCATCGTGGGATAATCTGAACGCTATAATCAGCGGAACTCACACGGTTATTAAAGGATTGATCGAATTCGTTCAGAATCACAGTTTTAAAAAGTACGACGCCCCAACGATGCACAGCGCCAAATATAAAACCAGCATGTGTCGCGATTATATACAGAAAAACAGCTGTCCTCGTGGCGCCATCTGTACGTTCGCTCATTCCGATGATGAGATGGAAAA ATACCGAGCTAAAAGTAAACGAATCGCTAAAActggttttacaaaatcactCTCAAGCGATGGAGATTTGATAATAGCCAATCAGCAGCCAGCACCTGTTGGATTAGTCCATCAGACCGCTGCCGATAG TTTAACGGTAACCGCCTCCAATGGAACATCTACAGTCACAGCTCTAGCGACACCTGTTAATATGTCGGCTACTGTTAACTCTAATACTACTGTTACTCCTTATACTCCATCAATCA GAAATAATTTACCGATTACGGCACCTGCTCATCATCACTACAACCACAATTCAGCCAATCACAGATCAGTGAGAGTACCGATATATAACGTCATGTCACCACAAACACGCCCTCTATTGACCGCGGGAGTCACTCATAAATATCGGCCTCCTACGCGGTATTACTCATCGGGAATCTATGAGGAATATCCACCAACATCTGGACCTCCACGG GTGAATATTGGATCAGGAGGAATCTTACAGGATTTATATCAACGTCGATCCGAATTATTGGCTCAGTTGCATCATCGAGTTCCGTCGGtgacaccaggtgtcgctagtagtaGCGGTAGTATGACCCATAGAGAATTAGCGCGGTCTGTCAGTGATACCGCTGGTACGATGCACGTTACGTCAACACTAGCGCAGCATAACAACACCAACAAGAATTATCCTCGCACCACGACGACAG GTAAAACAAAGACATTGAAAACATCGAGTTCAAGTTCTAACTCTAGTTCATACACGGCCTGGTCGACAGGTGATGATTCTGAATTACTC CGTTGTGAAGGCGATATACAAACACTACCGGTAGTTAGTGACGACGATATCTGGGATAATACGTTTCAAACTCCGGTCAG TTTGgattctgatgatgatgaaagttaCGTTCCGTTCGGTTATAATGACGgtgatgatgacgacgatgatttGATCCCGTTTGACCCGGTTCCGCGAGTATCGAAATATGGTCCGATATCTCGAACTGCGAGATCTCGTATTCGTAACACAGCGCCCGTCATGGCAACAGCTTCCATTCAG GAGGTTGCCACGACACCGGTAACAGCGTTAACACCGTTGAGTCACCCGTATCAGACGGTATCTTGGATACCGAGTATCTACACACACCGTAACGATACATCGGAGCCACTTGCGATACACTCAAAAATACACGATTCAGAACCAGCGAGTTTATGGAAACAAAG AAGTGACACAAGCCGCAGGATGATGTACGAAGAATGTGATCATGTGATGCATGAATTAGAAAGAGTAGATCAACAGATTCGAATTATTGCTGAAGATGAACAACTTGTTAAAGACATACAAGCATTGAATATACCGGGTCCCAGATCGCAGGCCTTTAATATACCGGGTTCTGGATCGCAGGCCTTGTACCGG AATTAA